cggggtctggggcggagccccagccgccggacGCAACGAGGGCCcggggactgcctccggcggctgggctccgccccagaccccgtggctcctctcgctgcgctcgagtcgggatGTGGAGAGGTGTTATCTATCGATTAATTACATGGTATTACATTCGGGAGGACCGTTGGCCTGGAACTGAGGCAGATCATCGCCGTCATCTTCGCCGTCAGACAGTTCGGACTCTGGAAGTGGTCCAGTTCCGATTGTGTAGTCGACGTTGTCGACGTCTTTGGGTAGAATGTTCAGTGGCTGGCGGGGCTTAGTCGGTAGCAGGTCCTTTACTTGCCGTAGTTCACTGGCCTCTAGACACCAGCCGTTTTCAGGGAACTCTATGTTGACCGATAGGTAGAGTTGTCCTCGGACATCAGAGCCCTTTTTGGGCATGCCTTCGTTTTTCACGACAAAATATTCGCCTGGTTTGGTAACTGTTCCGGCTGGTACAGTGATTTCTATACCGCGACCGTCTAAATGCTGTAGTACTACTCTTGAAAACCCCACCAAAGCTTCCGCTAGCGTGATGGTGATTATGCTATGTAGGTCATCTCCCTTTCGTGTGAATGTGGCATGCTCTTGCACTTCAATATGGAAAATAATGTCGCCAGTGTCTTTTCCGTATGCTTGATCTGCTGCACCTTCAAGCACAATCTTTTGACCATCGCGAGATCCTCTTGGAACATATACCTCCAAAATCGACTTTTCTTCCTTAACCCCGGTTCCTTGACATTTCTTGCATCGGTCCTTTTCTCGAAGTATTTCTCCTTTACCGCTACAGGTTCGACATTCAACATACTCGTTGGTGACTACACCTGGAGCCAGCCTTCTTAGTTTCTTGACCATTCCTTCACCATTACAAACTGTACACTTCTTGGGCTTGGCTTTTGAT
The Sugiyamaella lignohabitans strain CBS 10342 chromosome A, complete sequence genome window above contains:
- the YDJ1 gene encoding type I HSP40 co-chaperone YDJ1 (Type I HSP40 co-chaperone; involved in regulation of HSP90 and HSP70 functions; critical for determining cell size at Start as a function of growth rate; involved in protein translocation across membranes; member of the DnaJ family; GO_component: GO:0072380 - TRC complex [Evidence IDA] [PMID 20850366]; GO_component: GO:0005737 - cytoplasm [Evidence IEA,IEA]; GO_component: GO:0005829 - cytosol [Evidence IDA] [PMID 1869583]; GO_component: GO:0005829 - cytosol [Evidence IDA] [PMID 8144572]; GO_component: GO:0048471 - perinuclear region of cytoplasm [Evidence IEA]; GO_component: GO:0048471 - perinuclear region of cytoplasm [Evidence IDA] [PMID 1869583]; GO_function: GO:0005524 - ATP binding [Evidence IEA]; GO_function: GO:0001671 - ATPase activator activity [Evidence IDA] [PMID 1400408]; GO_function: GO:0001671 - ATPase activator activity [Evidence IDA] [PMID 15342786]; GO_function: GO:0031072 - heat shock protein binding [Evidence IEA]; GO_function: GO:0046872 - metal ion binding [Evidence IEA]; GO_function: GO:0051082 - unfolded protein binding [Evidence IEA]; GO_function: GO:0051082 - unfolded protein binding [Evidence IDA] [PMID 9774392]; GO_process: GO:0006458 - 'de novo' protein folding [Evidence IMP] [PMID 10567418]; GO_process: GO:0030433 - ER-associated ubiquitin-dependent protein catabolic process [Evidence IMP] [PMID 15252059]; GO_process: GO:0030433 - ER-associated ubiquitin-dependent protein catabolic process [Evidence IGI,IMP] [PMID 15342786]; GO_process: GO:0006457 - protein folding [Evidence IEA]; GO_process: GO:0042026 - protein refolding [Evidence IDA] [PMID 9674429]; GO_process: GO:0045047 - protein targeting to ER [Evidence IMP] [PMID 1473150]; GO_process: GO:0006626 - protein targeting to mitochondrion [Evidence IMP] [PMID 1729605]; GO_process: GO:0015031 - protein transport [Evidence IEA]; GO_process: GO:0009408 - response to heat [Evidence IEA]; GO_process: GO:0006950 - response to stress [Evidence IEA]; GO_process: GO:0006810 - transport [Evidence IEA]), giving the protein MDYYEVLGVSRDASSGDIRKAYKKMALSYHPDKVAEADRAEAEIKFKEVSEAYEVLSDEMERQRYDQFGIGRNGQNVWEDEEDLFGADDFAQFFGFMPNGGPGQGPGGRGPANGSANGRANGRPARKGRTEDADIPIRVTLEDVYKGKVFKMNSSRDVLCKLCHGSGARSKAKPKKCTVCNGEGMVKKLRRLAPGVVTNEYVECRTCSGKGEILREKDRCKKCQGTGVKEEKSILEVYVPRGSRDGQKIVLEGAADQAYGKDTGDIIFHIEVQEHATFTRKGDDLHSIITITLAEALVGFSRVVLQHLDGRGIEITVPAGTVTKPGEYFVVKNEGMPKKGSDVRGQLYLSVNIEFPENGWCLEASELRQVKDLLPTKPRQPLNILPKDVDNVDYTIGTGPLPESELSDGEDDGDDLPQFQANGPPECNTM